The stretch of DNA TCTCCATGTCCTATTATCTGATGAACATGGGGTAGCACCGCCCCTCATAGAGGTGAATTCGCCAACTGACTCCAACACCATCGATGCTGCTTGTCCTGCCTCAGCCTCCAAGCTGGCGAGACAGATATCTAATCGGACCTTTGCCGTCGCAACAACGTCTTTGTCTAGTACCAGGGATACGTAATCCGTGACCGATGAGCTCTTGGATCCCCTCTGCATAGTTTTCAGGACATCTGTCGATTTCTAGTTTCTCTAGATGTTGCCGCATGTGTTTGTAGATGCGCGGATCAATAAAAAATATTGCACAATGGATGTTCAATCAGCATATCTATCTAAAAAATAGTCATCGATGATAAATTGGCAAGTATGTCATTTCTCAAACAATGTGATTTCTACTTTGTATCTCCTTAGAAAGATAGGTAGGTGAAATCATGTACCACAGGAAGTAATAAAAATATAATAACAACATATAAGTAAACACGATTCAGAAACTATGGAGCGCCGAATGCTTAAGCAAGTTCAATATAAGACCACGAGCTACCATTGCCAAAAAACTTGAGCATTTTCTATGCCCTCTGATTCTGACGCATGTCATGGTTAACTGGCACAGTACATTGTGGAGATGCAATGAACGGACAAAACGTCGGCAAAACGAGGCTAATTTTTCATCTCGATCTTTAACAAGCTATAGGAAATGTCACGGATAAACTAAAACAGCTGCCTGATTACTGCATTAGTCTAGAAACCCAGATTCACCATTGCTGGAACACTCATGGACATCATCCATCACTCACCTAATGCGGCAAGCACATGTCCATGAGCTCCATCATAAGAGAAGGGCAGCTTTCCCACAGATGCTGGAAGCCGCTGGTGACCATGACCGCCCTGAGCTTCGTCGGATCTGCAAGAAAATCGAAGCACGCCTGCTTTGGTCCCTCACAATGGTGCTGCTCGGCTAGCGCCAGGATGGTCACGACCGTGTCCACGTTAATGCACTCACAGATCCACTCCTCACAGATTAGCTTCAGCCGCCCCATGCCATACCTGTCTGCCGCGATGAGAATTTTCCAGCACGTGATGTGGTCGTTCGCCATCCCCTGCAGTGACAGTGAGCTCGTGTACGCGTAACGGAGCAGCGCCTTGAACACCTCCATCTCCATGTCTTCCAAGCGCACGACGCCAGCAGCGGCAACATTGCCCTCCTTCATTGGTCCGAAGAGCTCAGCTGCGAAGACCGGCGAGCGGGCCGCGAGCACGCAACGGTGTGCGGCGACGGTCTCATCGCCAACCTCGAACACCATGTCGGCGCCCTTCTCAGTCTCGAGGAGCTCACCAAAGTCCTGGGACGAATCGCATGGGGGCACGGAGACGTAGGCCACAGCGTTGTCCGTGGAACGGTACCTGTGTATGACAAGGATGTCGCACCGGACCATGAACGAGTTGTTCTTTAGATGCTTGGAGTTCTCCAGGACCTTCCTGTTGATGAACTTCGTACACACCCAGCGGCCCCTGGAGGTGAATTCGTCCACCGATGCCAACGCCAGCAACGCCGCCtgcttcgcctcctcctcctcgcccgcgAAACAGAATCTGAACTGGGCCTTCACCGCCGTCGcgccatcttcttcttctagttccAGGGAGAAGGACACATAGTCCGCAGCCTCCGAGCGATCACCGTTGGGGTAATAGTAGATGCACCAACGGTGGCCGCCGACTGTGAAGGGCTGTGAACCGATCCCCTCGCCGGTGGGGACGCCCTTGGTTCGGGAGTAGTCGTGGATTGTGAGAAAGTGGTACCCTTCCGTTTTGTCGGCGACGATGGCGGATGCAGACCTCGACGGCGACATTGTCGGCCTACTCCTCGACATTGGCGGCGGTGAACGAAACAACTGTGCGTAGGATGGTTTCTTAAGTTCGATTTTGATATATACGACGCTGCTGCACTGCAAGCCGCACAGATTAAAAAGATGATGCAATCCAACGGTGCATGTGATACATCGTACTAAGGTGAGATTGTGGATTGAAATTATTGTCTCGTACGCTTAGGGGAGACGAAAGGAGGAGGGAGATCCTTTGGAAGATTTCGCCCAAATCTCCACACGTCAATTGTGGCTGAAACAATTTTGATGAACATGACGGTAcatgtataaggggtttcctgcatatatTTCTCacatgtacatgtatatatactggcctatggctacctggaaatacaagttgcatatttcctaacaATGTCGAAGATGCTTTCGTTCATAGTGATATCCAGGAAATACATTTTCAGGCTGCACATGACTTGAACACAAACCGTGAAAAGTTCTTATGCTGATCCTTTCATAGCATAAAGATCCAAGAGACTAGCATTGAGATAGATCATGCTTCAACAAGAAGGTATTTACGGACTGATTTGCATTCAAGAGGTTGGTATATCACTACAATGAATCAGCTTCAGTTAGCTGGCCATTACTACTACGTAATGCTAAGTGACTATCAGTGGATTTTGGCATAGTTATTCCTGACATGTCTGAGAGTTTTGTCGGGTCTTTATCTGGCTACATGTCTGTGAGAAAATAGTGTAAAATCCTCAAATACACCTCTATTGACAGAGGAAAGGTAAGAGTTATGTACGTCAGTGCCTCTCTTAGTTGCAGAACTGTAGCGACAACATGTAATGCAAGGACACTACAAAGAAATACTAAGATCACTTTATCAGCACATGCAGTCTATCAGTTggtacaaaaaggaaaaaaaaaacagcCAAAATTCTGCGAACCTGGGAGAGTGGGTTCGTGGAGAAGTCTGGGATGGAGAGGAAATCATCCTCCGAGATGAACCCCTTGGTTCAGCTGGCAGAAGAAGCGTTATCTCTCCTGCTGTGAGACTTCAATTCAGTTGGGTAAAAACAACATCCCCACATAAATTAGACGAAAATTATGGTAATAAAAGGAAAAAATGTTGTGCTTTTGCTGACACTGCATATCATCTCCAATCGATACCTGACACATGTTCCTTTTCAATTTAAGATAGGAAAAAAAACTGTACAGTAGTGCCCAGAATTGCTTTTACATTTCTGTGATATGAAACCATCAGCAGAAAACACTGTTATTGAAAAAAAAAGTGGCTTACTGCTGGCCACTGACGATTAAATTGTAATTTCACAGGCAGCATTGACCATATGCAGGGTATGAAGAAATGATTGTTGGATGTTTTAATTCTCTAAACTGTGATGGCATCTCATGATCCTCATCTGAATTCCTTGTTTTCTGATAGCCCTTAACCAACATGGCACCTCTAGTGGTAAACAGAAGCAGCCAACCGTACATCTGTTGGTTTATGATGTAACAGTGTTAAGTGATGAATAAAGAGGTACCTTTTTTGCAGTAAAAGGCAGACATATTGCCAACAAGGCGGCAATGAAAATTCTAGAAGCAAACTGATTTTCATGATTTGTACAGAATTTTCATGATGCATCCGATTCCTAAATCAGCACATCCTC from Triticum dicoccoides isolate Atlit2015 ecotype Zavitan chromosome 6A, WEW_v2.0, whole genome shotgun sequence encodes:
- the LOC119317936 gene encoding BTB/POZ and MATH domain-containing protein 1-like, giving the protein MSRSRPTMSPSRSASAIVADKTEGYHFLTIHDYSRTKGVPTGEGIGSQPFTVGGHRWCIYYYPNGDRSEAADYVSFSLELEEEDGATAVKAQFRFCFAGEEEEAKQAALLALASVDEFTSRGRWVCTKFINRKVLENSKHLKNNSFMVRCDILVIHRYRSTDNAVAYVSVPPCDSSQDFGELLETEKGADMVFEVGDETVAAHRCVLAARSPVFAAELFGPMKEGNVAAAGVVRLEDMEMEVFKALLRYAYTSSLSLQGMANDHITCWKILIAADRYGMGRLKLICEEWICECINVDTVVTILALAEQHHCEGPKQACFDFLADPTKLRAVMVTSGFQHLWESCPSLMMELMDMCLPH